The following nucleotide sequence is from Podospora bellae-mahoneyi strain CBS 112042 chromosome 1 map unlocalized CBS112042p_1, whole genome shotgun sequence.
ACCCTGAGCCATATGCCATTTACATGCAAACTAGCACGTGCTCCAGACGCCAAATACAACTGTTATTCTGCTAGCATCTATGCCAGCAAAACCGTAGTTAATACATCAAAGTCAATACATCTTTCGCCCATGTGATGCCAGAAGTCTATGTCAGCCACGGGCCTATTGCAGGCCTATACAGCCTGGCATCGTCCTCTCAGTCCTGCATATCCCCACCCGCGATCGCAGCATCAACCGCAGCCGAGATCTCCTTATCACTAGCGCCCTCACCAGTCATAGcctttttccttcttttcctcttggCCTTGTGCTCGCCCGCTACCTCCGCAGCTGGCGCTTCTGTCTCTTCTTTCCCAGGCCTTTGCACCTTCTGCCCATCCGTGaccttctttgcctttttgACCGCTAATGGGTTCGGTCCCTTCTTGCCGtagttcttcttcttcttcttcggcttgTCGTCCTCACCCTGTGTCGAACTCTTGCCCTTtacctcgtcatcctcctcatcactcccaGACtgatcctcatcatcctctctcttcctcttaTGCGTCCCTCTCGTAATACCGCTCATAAACCTACACCCAGTCAGCATTTCCATCACCACGCAAAAGAACTCCAGGGTCACATACTTGGCCTTCTCGTCCCGCTCCCTAACCTTCAAACTCGCCTCCGCCATCGGCTCCAAAATCAACACACTCCTCTTGACATACATCAACGGCGTCGGCACCACAGCCCTCAGCTTCTCCCTCAGCATCTCGTCCTGCGTCGCAACCACATACCGAAACTTGTTCTcgttcctcctcttcgggtccaccaccgccatcacacACTCCCTCTCCGTCAGCGGGTCCTCGTCCATCAGATGCccgcacctcctcctctcaaaaGTCTTTGCCCGCTCAATagccgccgccacccccgGCTCCTTGTTCCGCGCGTACATGGCCCGGATGCAGCACTGCGTGATCATCGGCTTGAGGCTCTTGGTCGACAGCGCCTTTTCGAACAAGGTCATCAGGTCCAGTTTCATCGTGTCGAGCACAATGTCGGACGTCATGAGGAGTTGGTAGGGCTCGCGGAAGCCGAGCATCTGGAAGGACCGCATCAGCTTCTTGTATTGCTTGGTGCGTTTGCCCATGGTGGTGAAATTGTTTGCCCGTCCGAATCCGGATTTGCTaagtggtggtttgtggtgAAAGGTTGGTGAACTAAGTGTGATTGACGGAACAGCAGAAAAAAGTTCGCTGGATATTGTGTCAggcgttgatgaggttgatgaaaAGAAAGGTTTATGAGATTGAGAAGCTTCATGAACTTTTGCTTGGCTCCCTAAAAAATTCCACAAGGCAAGAGCCCCACTTTGATACCTTGACGGCtggtggcccaagctcccaacATGGCTCCACTTTGGCTCTAAGATGGACATCAACACTTTGAGGAAGTAATTGAGAATATCATAATGTTTGGCGGATTTAGATACTTCAGTGCCTGCTATTCTATAGGATACTTCAGATACTGTAACTCGAGAAAACGCCAAACACcaaaccctcaacacccgCCTTGCTTGCTGACCTAGCACCATATCGAATCCTACCCTAACCCATGCATgtgaaaaaaagaacccGAGTATCAAGCCGTATAGATATCTCCCTTCAAAGCAGATCATGGAAAAGCAAGATCTCAAATCCCATCTCGTGAAAACCCCAATACTTGGTTTCTTTGCCCGTTCAAGTCGTGCCATTTCCCATTAAACAAACCAATCAATGCTCCACACGATCGATCCCATCTTCGTTACACCATCCCGGCCTGTTCAATGACAAGGCCCCCTTGATATCGAGTATCCAAGCCCTCAGCCCAGGATTAAAATGTTGTTTCCTTCGAATTTTGTCCATCTTCTTAAAATCACCCCTTGTTCTTCCTGCACATCGCCGCAACAACACTGATATCATCAAGCTTTCCTACACACAACCGTCAGCAACAATATCTACATCAACTCAACGCCCAAAGAACTTACCACCCCCACTAGCCAAACCCTCCTCGATGGCATGCTCCATAAACGGACTCTCCGCAAAAGGATCAAGAGCAATCACCTTCGCTgcctccttcagctcctccgccacaaaccccatcatatccttcccatcctccccctccacaatcccttcctccctcccctcccccctctcccaccgtTCCACGCTCTCGCTAACCTTTTCCACAATCTCATGCGCCCACAGATTATCAATCACCCCGTCCGACATTGCAAGCACCACATCCCCTTCCCGTATCGGTACCTCGTCCACCACGGCACAATTCACCGGCGTGTCCGGACTGTTCGTACCAAGCTGCCTAGGGCAATCAAACCAGTGCCACTGCTCCTTAGATTTAAACACCATTTCCCTCGTTGACGGGCGCACAACCATCACTTGCGAGTCTCCTATGTTGGTGACATACACCAGTGGTTCAGGGTCGCCCGTTTCGGAATTTTTCCGAAAGTGAAGCAGTGCGCCAGCCGCCGTGGTCGTTCCCTGCCAATCGTTCGGTTCCGAAGTCGCCTCGACCGTTTGCTCGTACGCGTGCTGGAGGTAGGATACAGGATCGGGGTGGTAGTCTCTTTGGCTATGACTTGCCGCGTCTTGGAATATATTCGTCGCCCAGAAATGCAAGATTAACCGGGCCCAAAGACTGAATATGTTTGTCTGTCAGATTGGACTCCAAGAAGAAAGCAAGTGGgtgagaaagaaagagaaaataataaaaatctAACCCA
It contains:
- a CDS encoding uncharacterized protein (EggNog:ENOG503NX8A; COG:S): MARLERAKKPSIGVFTRWDLRSCFSMICFEGRYLYGLILGFFFSHAWVRVGFDMVLGQQARRVLRVWCLAFSRVTVSEVSYRIAGTEVSKSAKHYDILNYFLKVLMSILEPKWSHVGSLGHQPSRYQSGALALWNFLGSQAKVHEASQSHKPFFSSTSSTPDTISSELFSAVPSITLSSPTFHHKPPLSKSGFGRANNFTTMGKRTKQYKKLMRSFQMLGFREPYQLLMTSDIVLDTMKLDLMTLFEKALSTKSLKPMITQCCIRAMYARNKEPGVAAAIERAKTFERRRCGHLMDEDPLTERECVMAVVDPKRRNENKFRYVVATQDEMLREKLRAVVPTPLMYVKRSVLILEPMAEASLKVRERDEKAKFMSGITRGTHKRKREDDEDQSGSDEEDDEVKGKSSTQGEDDKPKKKKKNYGKKGPNPLAVKKAKKVTDGQKVQRPGKEETEAPAAEVAGEHKAKRKRRKKAMTGEGASDKEISAAVDAAIAGGDMQD
- a CDS encoding uncharacterized protein (COG:T; EggNog:ENOG503NY5Q), with amino-acid sequence MRRLSPRLLKAPTTHARLRAAVPAALVLRSPWPPRSKFPTLLHETLPTPSQRATFRTAAPFLYSTDNNDTIAGETVATTTESTSSASSSEEPPPPLPLDDDGRLDPSVFPKLPFCFDTGIGLFAKRTPRPFPPPFLSPPSGSFSDPLSTHDRSRDRRKVYVNGHLIQGYTNGDDAVFASKYFICANDGVGAWSMRPRGHAGLWARLILHFWATNIFQDAASHSQRDYHPDPVSYLQHAYEQTVEATSEPNDWQGTTTAAGALLHFRKNSETGDPEPLVYVTNIGDSQVMVVRPSTREMVFKSKEQWHWFDCPRQLGTNSPDTPVNCAVVDEVPIREGDVVLAMSDGVIDNLWAHEIVEKVSESVERWERGEGREEGIVEGEDGKDMMGFVAEELKEAAKVIALDPFAESPFMEHAIEEGLASGGGKLDDISVVAAMCRKNKG